From Bacteroidota bacterium:
CAGGGAGGGCCACAACCTTCCCGTCATCAACAGATGCTGCTGTTGGTGAGCCCGGGACTAAACCGGAATTCCACCGTTGGATTTCGTTGCGCCAAAAGCGCTAATTGAGAGAATTGTAATATTCCACAACCTTTTTAAAATCCTCGCAGGTGTTCAGGTGCATGCCATTGTCCCTGATGTAGGCTTTAATTGCATCCGAATGGTCTTCAAGTCTGTGCAGGATCTCCTTTTTCTTTAATGGCACCCATTTTGCTGTTTCTCCCTCCTTTTCGAGGTAATACTCATACTCCAGGAAATACTTGTCTTCTGAAGTATCGTCCCCATCCTTTACATGATGGACGATGACCCTTCTGAGCAACAAACGGCAGGGACCATCAGCAAGAACCTCGAAATAACCTTTTTGCATAACCCCTTTTTCCAGGAAAGGCAGGTATCGGAACTCCCGCCCGTCGAAGATCAGGTAATCCAGCTCTGCCGGATCAGCAAAAGCGAGAGTATCTCCCCCCCGGATGAACTGCATCTGCTGAGCATAAATATTATATCTAAGCAGACAGTCCACCATTTTTTCACCGTTGCCCAGCACTACTTCACCACATTGCCAAACCGGGTTGAGGTAAAGACTAACGGGTTTTCCGGTGGCAGGATCAAATTCTGTTCTGCTGCCTCCAGGAAACTTTTCCCCACCGTAAACCGGCTGTTCAGGTGTTACGGTAGTAGCTTTGGAATAAGAAACCACAGGTTGAGGGGCTTTGGAGACTTCCTGCGACATGGACCATGTTACTACTCCGGTAATTAAAAATAATATGACCCAGAAACGTCGCATGATGTTAACTGTGAATGCCGTTAAGATACAAAAAATCAAGCGTAAAAGCAATGAAATACAAATGTTTTTTTGCACGGGAACAGAAAATGAGAAAATGGGGATCGGGAGGGAAATGATATTGTTGCAGGATACAGGCTTCAGGTTGCAGGTTGCAGCCTGTAACCTGTAACCTGCAACTTGTAGCTTGTAGCCTGCATCTTTTCCATTATCCCCTTATAGAAATACCGCCGGTTGTCTTTTTACAAACCTCCTCTGAAACATCCCATAGTTTTCTTCCATTTTCGGGATCATCTGCTTTGGGATCAATCATTTTACGCCCCATGAGAAAAAGATAATCCCAGGAAATACCTTCCATATCAGGAGAAGCAGCAAGGTAAACCGCGGGTTCGCATGCTTTTTGGGGTGATTTAAAGAACAAGGAAAAAATGAGCTTGAGCAAGGGTTGAAAAATCGCCGGGGCCTCGCGGGCAATATTTGTGTTAACCGGGCCCGGACAAAACGCAAAAACGGAGTAGTCAGTCTTTCCTGAATTATTCAAACGCCGTGATAATTCCCTGGCAAAGGTGGTCAGCATCAATTTATAATAGCCATAGAGTTCCATAACTTTTCCAATGTTAAAATCCTGGTATGTACCAAATCCATTCAGGTTAAAATCTTTTGGATTACGATGGCTCTCCGATGAAACAAAAATAATCCTTGGGATGGCCCCGTTTTCACGGTTAAATAAATTCATCCTGATAAGCCGGTTCACCAGAGCATACTTTGCCAAATAATTGACAACAAACATCTGTTCGAGACCCTGAGCCGTTTTACTGCTTTTTTTCGGAACCACGGCTGCATTACAGATAAGAATATCCAGAGGAAAGTGTTTTTTCTTTATTTGTTGGACGAGGTCTGCAATTGACTGCAAATCCGACAGATCTACATATTCCATATCAATATCACCCGATCCGCTCAGGCGTTT
This genomic window contains:
- a CDS encoding SDR family NAD(P)-dependent oxidoreductase, whose translation is MGNRKSYNNPFIATYTGIRDLFRKHEKVGTLSPGDRLDGKRVLITGASSGLGFATAVELARRGARVVMACRSGIPEKGEEAKRLSGSGDIDMEYVDLSDLQSIADLVQQIKKKHFPLDILICNAAVVPKKSSKTAQGLEQMFVVNYLAKYALVNRLIRMNLFNRENGAIPRIIFVSSESHRNPKDFNLNGFGTYQDFNIGKVMELYGYYKLMLTTFARELSRRLNNSGKTDYSVFAFCPGPVNTNIAREAPAIFQPLLKLIFSLFFKSPQKACEPAVYLAASPDMEGISWDYLFLMGRKMIDPKADDPENGRKLWDVSEEVCKKTTGGISIRG